The following are encoded in a window of Kogia breviceps isolate mKogBre1 chromosome 10, mKogBre1 haplotype 1, whole genome shotgun sequence genomic DNA:
- the TMPPE gene encoding transmembrane protein with metallophosphoesterase domain gives MAIFRQLSLGAKAALAAGTVFVSMVVSRSYLAESLELRAWRWLFRLQLALFANSLMLLGSLYIWRSTVSNLSHSPAAESACFQLWKMAVVAFLALAHSSFFTMLFLVAEEPYLFSLAAYSCLGAYIIMVCFLCTLSGMEQAYQLLALRAGRVVGSLDKTRKLALRPALAVLVSAVLSVVGLLNAAQPPAVKTVEVPIHWLPASMDNLKIALLSDIHLGPTVGRTKMEMFVKMVNTLEPDVTVIVGDLCDAEASVLRTAVAPLGQLHSRLGTYFVTGNHEYYTSDVSNWFALLESLNVTPLHNQNVKISATRAQPGRGEDDDWICLAGVDDIEADILHYSGHGMDLEKALGGCSPDHTTILLAHQPLAAKRALQARPDINLILSGHTHAGQIFPLNVAAYLLNPFFAGLYQVAQTTFVYVSPGTAYYGIPMRLGSRAEITELVLQRVP, from the coding sequence ATGGCGATCTTCAGGCAGCTGTCCCTGGGCGCAAAGGCCGCCCTGGCAGCCGGCACTGTCTTCGTGTCCATGGTCGTCTCCCGCTCCTACCTGGCAGAGAGCCTCGAGCTCAGGGCCTGGCGGTGGCTGTTCCGCCTGCAGCTCGCCCTGTTTGCCAACTCGCTCATGCTCCTCGGTTCCCTCTACATCTGGCGAAGCACCGTCAGCAACCTCAGCCACTCCCCTGCTGCAGAGTCGGCCTGTTTCCAGCTTTGGAAGATGGCTGTTGTGGCCTTCCTGGCCCTGGCCCATTCCAGTTTCTTCACCATGCTCTTTCTAGTGGCCGAGGAGCCCTATCTCTTTTCCCTGGCGGCCTACTCCTGCCTCGGGGCATACATCATCATGGTCTGCTTCCTCTGTACCCTCAGTGGCATGGAGCAGGCCTACCAGCTCCTGGCTTTGCGCGCCGGCAGGGTGGTGGGCAGCCTTGACAAGACAAGGAAGCTGGCGCTCAGGCCAGCGCTGGCGGTGCTGGTGTCCGCCGTGCTCAGTGTGGTAGGGCTGCTGAACGCTGCCCAGCCCCCGGCTGTGAAAACCGTGGAGGTGCCCATCCATTGGCTGCCCGCCTCCATGGACAACCTCAAGATCGCGCTGCTCTCGGACATCCACTTGGGCCCCACGGTGGGCAGGACCAAGATGGAGATGTTCGTGAAGATGGTGAACACGCTGGAGCCGGATGTCACAGTGATTGTGGGTGACCTGTGCGATGCTGAAGCCTCTGTCCTCCGGACAGCCGTCGCTCCTCTGGGCCAGCTTCATTCACGCCTCGGCACCTACTTCGTCACGGGGAATCACGAGTACTACACATCAGATGTCAGCAACTGGTTTGCGCTGCTGGAATCCCTGAACGTCACGCCCCTTCACAATCAGAATGTGAAGATTTCTGCCACCCGGGCCCAGCCTGGCAGGGGTGAGGATGATGACTGGATCTGCTTGGCCGGGGTGGATGACATCGAAGCAGACATCCTGCACTACTCTGGCCATGGCATGGATCTTGAGAAGGCTCTGGGGGGCTGCAGCCCGGACCACACCACCATCTTGCTAGCTCATCAGCCCCTGGCTGCCAAGAGAGCTCTCCAGGCTCGGCCAGATATCAACTTGATCCTTTCTGGGCACACTCACGCTGGGCAGATCTTCCCCTTGAATGTGGCAGCCTATCTCCTGAACCCCTTCTTTGCTGGTCTGTACCAAGTGGCCCAGACTACATTTGTTTATGTGAGCCCAGGCACGGCCTACTATGGGATACCCATGCGACTGGGCAGCAGGGCGGAGATTACAGAGCTCGTCCTGCAGCGGGTTCCCTGA